The Streptomyces avermitilis MA-4680 = NBRC 14893 genome contains a region encoding:
- a CDS encoding PucR family transcriptional regulator — protein sequence MSEPHPAAPPPPADERAAGRPLTVAGALALPVLAAGQPTVVTGESQLGRPVRWVHVTELTDPASFLKGGELVLTTGMPLPEEPARIRRYVDELADIGAAALVIELVRRYHRPPEALVAACRTRDLPLITLSQDVNFLEVTQVVHTLVLGDQTDAMRRTQRIHEAFTALTLRGADPEDVVRAAAEMSGHTVVLENLVHQALICEPAGATVEDALTGWERRSRAAPPGDQADVRGPENWLVAPVEFKGERWGRVVMLPTRRGRPFGPEQVTVLERTAMTLTIARLVHTTTWERRAHRNTLRDIAEQRHRSPHELRSRAAALGLPTEDCRFLAVLVDIGPDEDSAELEARLAEELTAAGIPALTGTLPLGRVGSLLALRPSRTPWRQTVERLARTTLRLHPHAIVSVGCEVTDLRHAARSFREAARVAEAAPPDSPRLPGSPERSFHELSDVGLRQLLYALREDTRIQDYAERRLGRLADHDTRHHTDLLTTLRHYLEAAGNKTTAARRDDLSRQTLYQRLQTIERLLGCDLESGDRRTELHVALMVFDILRPR from the coding sequence GTGAGCGAACCCCACCCCGCGGCCCCGCCGCCACCCGCCGACGAACGGGCCGCCGGCCGCCCGCTCACCGTGGCCGGCGCGCTCGCGCTGCCGGTCCTGGCCGCGGGACAGCCCACGGTCGTCACCGGGGAATCCCAACTCGGCCGGCCGGTCCGCTGGGTGCACGTCACCGAGCTCACGGACCCCGCCTCCTTCCTCAAGGGCGGCGAGCTCGTCCTCACCACAGGAATGCCCCTGCCGGAGGAACCGGCCCGGATACGCCGGTACGTCGACGAGCTCGCCGACATCGGGGCCGCCGCCCTGGTCATCGAACTCGTGCGGCGCTACCACCGCCCGCCCGAGGCCCTCGTCGCCGCCTGCCGGACCCGGGACCTGCCGCTCATCACCCTCTCCCAGGACGTCAACTTCCTGGAAGTCACCCAGGTCGTCCATACGCTCGTCCTCGGCGACCAGACCGACGCGATGCGCAGAACCCAGCGGATCCACGAGGCGTTCACCGCCCTGACCCTGCGCGGGGCGGACCCCGAGGACGTGGTGCGCGCGGCGGCGGAGATGAGCGGCCACACCGTCGTACTGGAGAACCTCGTGCACCAGGCGCTGATCTGCGAGCCCGCCGGCGCCACCGTCGAGGACGCGCTCACCGGATGGGAACGGCGCTCCCGGGCGGCCCCGCCCGGCGACCAGGCCGATGTGCGGGGACCCGAGAACTGGTTGGTGGCGCCCGTGGAGTTCAAGGGCGAACGATGGGGGCGGGTCGTCATGCTCCCCACCCGTCGTGGGCGTCCCTTCGGCCCGGAGCAGGTGACCGTCCTGGAACGGACAGCGATGACACTCACGATCGCCCGCCTCGTCCACACCACGACGTGGGAGCGCAGGGCGCACCGCAACACGCTGCGGGACATCGCCGAGCAACGCCACCGCTCGCCCCACGAACTCCGGTCCCGCGCCGCCGCCCTGGGTCTGCCGACCGAAGACTGCCGCTTCCTCGCCGTGCTGGTGGACATCGGTCCCGACGAGGACAGCGCCGAGTTGGAAGCGCGACTGGCCGAGGAACTGACGGCGGCGGGGATTCCCGCACTCACCGGCACATTGCCCCTCGGACGCGTCGGCAGCCTGCTCGCCCTGCGTCCCTCCCGGACGCCCTGGCGGCAGACGGTCGAACGACTGGCCCGCACCACCCTGCGCCTGCACCCGCACGCGATCGTCAGCGTGGGCTGCGAAGTCACGGACCTCCGCCACGCCGCCCGCTCCTTTCGTGAGGCGGCCCGCGTGGCGGAGGCGGCGCCGCCCGATTCCCCGAGGCTGCCCGGCTCCCCGGAGAGGTCCTTCCACGAACTGTCCGACGTCGGTCTGCGGCAACTCCTGTACGCACTGCGCGAGGACACCCGGATCCAGGACTACGCCGAGCGCAGGCTCGGCCGCCTCGCCGACCACGACACCCGGCACCACACCGACCTGCTGACGACTCTGCGGCACTACCTGGAGGCCGCCGGCAACAAGACGACCGCGGCACGCCGTGACGACCTGTCACGCCAGACGCTCTACCAGCGGCTGCAGACAATCGAGAGACTGCTCGGCTGCGACCTCGAATCCGGCGACCGACGCACCGAACTGCACGTGGCTCTCATGGTGTTCGACATCCTCCGGCCGCGCTGA
- the sbnA gene encoding 2,3-diaminopropionate biosynthesis protein SbnA: MPVISVPYAFNEEELYVDLRSIFGHSLFLKCEGFNFAGSIKLKAATEMVEAAERDGVLTPESILVESSSGNLGVALSMIAASKGYRFLCVTDSRGNLSTRMMMEALGSEVHMIAGQEANGGFLGARIAYVRALCASDDRYVWLSQYTNPSNWKAHYRKTAPEIARQFPRLDVLFVGAGTTGTLMGCARYFREWHRPVRIVAVDSVGSVSFGGPPGRRMIPGLGMSMRPPLLDESYVDEVIRVEEADTIRTCHRLARRGFLFGGSTGTVVSGATDWLAGHDARELTAVAVGPDLGERYLDTIYQTNWLKDLYGDEVLDSDDVAAGSWASSPAQPTRWGRSLDLQTGDHHGNQHHQFHDRKT, encoded by the coding sequence GTGCCCGTCATTTCCGTTCCCTACGCCTTCAACGAAGAGGAGCTCTATGTCGACCTCCGGTCGATCTTCGGGCACTCGCTCTTCCTGAAGTGTGAGGGCTTCAACTTCGCCGGCTCGATCAAGTTGAAGGCCGCGACCGAGATGGTGGAGGCCGCTGAGCGCGATGGAGTCCTGACGCCGGAATCGATCCTGGTCGAGTCCTCGTCCGGGAACCTCGGCGTGGCGCTGAGCATGATCGCGGCGAGCAAGGGCTACCGGTTCCTGTGTGTGACGGACTCCCGCGGCAACCTGTCGACCAGGATGATGATGGAGGCCTTGGGCAGCGAGGTGCACATGATCGCCGGGCAGGAGGCCAACGGCGGCTTCCTCGGCGCTCGGATCGCGTACGTCCGCGCGCTGTGCGCCTCCGACGACCGGTACGTGTGGCTCAGCCAGTACACCAATCCGAGCAACTGGAAGGCGCATTACCGCAAGACGGCGCCGGAGATCGCCCGTCAGTTCCCGCGGCTGGACGTGCTGTTCGTCGGGGCCGGCACCACCGGGACCCTGATGGGCTGCGCGCGCTACTTCCGGGAGTGGCACCGGCCGGTGCGGATCGTCGCGGTGGACAGCGTCGGCTCGGTGTCCTTCGGCGGTCCGCCGGGCCGCCGGATGATTCCCGGCCTGGGGATGAGCATGCGCCCGCCGCTGCTCGACGAGTCCTATGTGGATGAGGTGATACGTGTCGAGGAGGCGGACACCATACGTACCTGCCATCGTCTGGCCAGGCGCGGATTCCTGTTCGGCGGCTCCACCGGCACGGTGGTCAGCGGCGCGACGGACTGGCTGGCCGGGCACGACGCGCGTGAACTCACCGCGGTGGCCGTCGGCCCGGACCTCGGCGAGCGCTACCTCGACACCATTTACCAGACCAACTGGCTGAAGGATCTCTACGGCGACGAGGTGCTCGACTCCGACGATGTGGCCGCCGGTTCCTGGGCGTCCTCCCCCGCGCAGCCGACCCGGTGGGGCCGTTCGCTGGATCTGCAGACCGGTGACCACCACGGCAACCAGCACCATCAGTTCCATGACCGCAAGACCTAA
- the sbnB gene encoding 2,3-diaminopropionate biosynthesis protein SbnB — protein sequence MTTIGSTTTESATSAPMTVPPFAVISGAQVRHALHGREKHIVELVEATYRVHGAGDSVNPPSYFLRFPDRPSSRIIALPASVGGEVRVDGLKWVSSFPENVTAGIPRASAVLILNDHDTGYPFACLESSIISATRTAASAASAADRLSRGRPRPTRVGFFGVGLIARYIHTFLVGTGWSFDEIGVHDLSADSTAGFQSYLEQSGTPGRITVHDSAEELIRGSDLVVFATVAGQPHVGDLSWFAHNPLVLHVSLRDLAPEILLASTNIVDDIEHCLKADTSPHLAERLTGSRDFLHGTLDDVLAGRVTVPADRPVVFSPFGLGVLDLAVGKYVYDDVVRRGELHVVDDFFHELSRYG from the coding sequence ATGACCACCATCGGTTCCACCACGACGGAGTCCGCGACGTCCGCGCCGATGACGGTGCCACCGTTCGCGGTGATCTCCGGCGCCCAGGTCCGGCACGCACTGCACGGACGTGAGAAACACATCGTGGAGCTGGTCGAGGCCACCTACCGGGTGCACGGCGCCGGTGATTCGGTGAACCCGCCGTCGTACTTCCTGCGTTTCCCCGACCGCCCGTCCTCCCGGATCATCGCGCTGCCCGCCTCGGTCGGCGGCGAGGTGCGGGTGGACGGCCTGAAGTGGGTCTCCAGCTTTCCGGAGAACGTGACGGCCGGCATCCCGAGGGCCTCGGCCGTGCTGATCCTCAACGACCATGACACCGGCTACCCGTTCGCCTGTCTGGAAAGCTCGATCATCAGCGCCACCAGGACGGCCGCGTCGGCGGCGTCGGCGGCCGACCGGCTCAGCCGCGGCCGGCCGCGACCGACGCGGGTCGGGTTCTTCGGAGTGGGTCTGATCGCCCGCTACATCCACACCTTCCTCGTCGGCACCGGCTGGTCGTTCGACGAGATCGGCGTGCACGACCTGTCCGCCGACAGCACGGCAGGCTTCCAGAGCTACCTGGAGCAGTCGGGCACCCCTGGCCGGATCACCGTGCACGACAGCGCCGAGGAGTTGATCCGGGGCAGCGACCTGGTGGTCTTCGCCACCGTCGCCGGGCAGCCACATGTCGGCGATTTGTCCTGGTTCGCACACAATCCGCTGGTGCTGCACGTGTCACTGCGTGACCTCGCGCCGGAGATCCTGCTCGCCTCGACCAACATCGTCGATGACATCGAGCACTGCCTGAAGGCCGACACCTCGCCGCATCTGGCCGAGCGGCTCACGGGCAGCCGGGACTTCCTGCACGGCACATTGGACGACGTGCTGGCCGGGCGGGTGACGGTGCCGGCGGACCGGCCGGTGGTGTTCTCGCCCTTCGGCCTCGGGGTGCTCGACCTCGCGGTGGGCAAGTACGTCTACGACGACGTGGTCCGCCGCGGGGAGTTGCACGTGGTCGACGACTTCTTCCACGAACTGAGCCGGTACGGATGA
- a CDS encoding TauD/TfdA family dioxygenase has translation MSSISAASSVDVELKPGRPPLLRAEAAADALHWAAEHRDALRAVVAEHGCVLVRGLGLRDAAGTGAVFSKLATGLMTEKEVFAPRETYSDGVYSSTKWPTNQPMCMHHELSYTLEFPGLMMFACLGAPSDGGATAVADSPTVLDALPAELTERFEREGWLLTRSYNDEIGASVAEAFGTEDRGAVESYCRANGIMFEWQPDGGLRTRQRRSAVVRHPVTGRRCWFNQIAFLNEWTMAPEVREYLVDVYGADGLPFNTRFGNGDPIGEDVVQLLNGVYEANTAREPWQDGDLMLVDNIRTAHSREPYEGPREVLVAMADPVRLADCSPTVEVTAV, from the coding sequence ATGTCGTCCATATCCGCAGCGTCATCGGTCGACGTGGAACTGAAACCGGGCAGACCTCCGCTCCTGCGGGCCGAGGCCGCCGCCGACGCGCTGCACTGGGCGGCCGAGCACCGGGACGCGCTGCGCGCTGTCGTCGCCGAGCACGGCTGCGTCCTGGTCCGCGGCCTCGGGCTGCGCGACGCGGCCGGGACCGGCGCCGTCTTCTCGAAGCTGGCCACCGGCCTGATGACCGAGAAGGAGGTCTTCGCGCCCCGGGAGACCTACTCCGACGGCGTGTACTCCTCAACGAAGTGGCCGACGAACCAGCCCATGTGCATGCACCACGAACTGAGCTACACGCTTGAGTTCCCGGGCCTGATGATGTTCGCCTGCCTCGGCGCGCCCAGCGACGGCGGGGCGACCGCGGTGGCCGACTCACCGACCGTGCTCGACGCGCTGCCCGCCGAGTTGACCGAGCGGTTCGAGCGAGAGGGCTGGCTGCTCACCCGCAGCTACAACGACGAGATCGGGGCGTCCGTCGCCGAGGCGTTCGGCACCGAGGACCGTGGCGCCGTCGAGAGCTACTGCCGCGCCAACGGGATCATGTTCGAGTGGCAGCCCGACGGCGGACTGCGCACCAGACAGCGCCGCAGCGCCGTGGTGCGTCACCCGGTCACCGGCCGGCGCTGCTGGTTCAACCAGATCGCGTTCCTCAACGAGTGGACGATGGCCCCCGAGGTGCGCGAGTACCTGGTGGACGTCTACGGCGCCGACGGGCTGCCGTTCAACACCCGCTTCGGCAACGGCGACCCGATCGGCGAGGACGTCGTGCAGTTGCTCAACGGCGTCTACGAGGCCAACACCGCACGTGAGCCGTGGCAGGACGGCGACCTGATGCTCGTCGACAACATCCGCACCGCGCACAGCAGGGAGCCCTACGAGGGACCGCGCGAGGTGCTCGTCGCCATGGCCGACCCGGTGCGTCTGGCCGACTGCTCGCCGACCGTCGAGGTGACCGCCGTATGA
- a CDS encoding Pls/PosA family non-ribosomal peptide synthetase: protein MEEKSIEVLASGPDESARDKSRDSGPKAGIERDLAEVLADVMSVEQVSVDSHFFDDLGANSLVMAHFCARVRKRADLPSASMKDIYRHPTIRSLATGLADAAPTPVESSVPAPTEVVTPASTRQYLLCGTLQFIIFVGYCCLAGLVTGRGYEWVSAGSGLRNVYLRAVLFGGAGLVGLCIFPIAAKWILIGRWKSREFPIWGLTYLRFWTVKTLVHANPMIFFVGNPLYVLYLRALGARIGKGVTIFSRTIPVCTDLLTIGAGTVIRKDAFFLCYRAHAGRIQTGHVTLGRDVFVGEKTVLDIDTSMGDRAQLGHTSALQSGQVVPEDQRWHGSPAQRTEFDYLSIAPAACGTLRRAGYGLISVLQVFFLYVPLTVGGAYMLITEVPELRNLLGPDMVGFTSPTLYIDALVLSLVLFFGFIVLGLALLFTVPRLLSLMVKPDKVYPLYGLHYSAHRAIARMTNLKFFKWLLGDSSYIVHYLRGLGYDLSHVEQTGSNFGTEVQHETPYLTSVGSGTMIADGLSVINADFSSTSFRVSQASIGPHNFLGNNIAYPSGAKTGDNCLLATKVMVPLDGEVREGVGLLGSPCFEIPRSVERDSRFDQLRSGDQLRRHLAAKNRYNLRSMGLFLLVRWLHFFVLTVLGLAAVDMHGVFGWVVITASLALALVVSAVYLVLVERGIAVFRPLQPQLCSIYDPNFWLHERLWKMPIEYFHVFNGTPFMNVVWRLLGVQVGSRVFNDGCLVTERTLATIGSDSTLNVGSKIQCHSQEDGTFKSDRSTIGDGCTLGVGAIVHYGVTMGDGSVLAPDSFLMKGEEVPRHARWGGNPATEWRDAPYRPVALGRKAALNPLDQHAPPAERQGRPADPPRKPRRLRRRADRRSTAPWRP from the coding sequence ATGGAGGAGAAATCCATCGAAGTCCTGGCGTCCGGGCCGGATGAATCTGCGAGAGACAAAAGCAGGGACTCCGGCCCGAAGGCCGGCATCGAAAGAGACCTCGCCGAGGTGCTGGCTGACGTCATGTCCGTCGAACAGGTGTCGGTCGACAGCCACTTCTTCGATGACCTCGGCGCCAACTCGTTGGTGATGGCCCACTTCTGCGCACGGGTCAGGAAGCGGGCGGACCTCCCCTCGGCGTCGATGAAGGACATCTACCGGCACCCGACGATCCGAAGTCTGGCGACGGGTCTCGCGGACGCCGCGCCCACCCCTGTCGAGTCGTCGGTCCCGGCGCCGACCGAGGTGGTGACACCGGCGAGCACGCGGCAGTACCTCCTCTGCGGAACGCTGCAGTTCATTATTTTCGTCGGATATTGCTGCCTCGCCGGACTTGTCACCGGCCGGGGCTACGAGTGGGTCTCCGCCGGCTCAGGTCTGCGCAACGTCTACCTGCGGGCGGTCCTCTTCGGCGGCGCCGGCCTCGTCGGCCTGTGCATATTCCCGATCGCGGCGAAATGGATCCTCATCGGCCGCTGGAAATCCCGCGAGTTCCCCATCTGGGGTCTGACCTATCTGCGCTTCTGGACCGTCAAGACACTGGTCCACGCCAACCCGATGATCTTCTTCGTCGGCAATCCGCTGTATGTGCTGTATCTGCGCGCCCTCGGCGCGCGGATCGGTAAGGGCGTCACGATCTTCTCCCGCACCATTCCGGTCTGCACCGACCTGCTGACGATCGGCGCCGGTACGGTGATTCGCAAGGACGCGTTCTTCCTCTGCTACCGGGCGCACGCCGGGCGTATCCAGACCGGCCACGTCACCCTCGGCCGGGACGTGTTCGTCGGCGAGAAGACCGTGCTCGACATCGACACGTCGATGGGCGACAGGGCACAGCTCGGCCACACCTCCGCGCTGCAAAGCGGCCAGGTGGTACCGGAAGACCAGCGGTGGCACGGATCCCCGGCACAGCGCACGGAGTTCGACTACCTGAGCATCGCGCCCGCGGCGTGCGGCACTCTGCGCCGGGCCGGGTACGGCCTCATCAGCGTGCTCCAAGTGTTCTTCCTGTACGTGCCGCTGACCGTCGGGGGCGCGTACATGCTGATCACCGAGGTTCCGGAACTGAGGAACCTGCTGGGCCCGGACATGGTGGGATTCACGTCGCCGACGCTCTACATCGACGCGCTGGTCCTGTCCCTCGTGCTGTTCTTCGGCTTCATCGTCCTGGGCCTCGCCCTGTTGTTCACCGTTCCGCGCCTACTGAGTCTGATGGTCAAGCCGGACAAGGTCTATCCGCTGTACGGCCTCCATTACTCGGCGCACAGGGCGATCGCGCGCATGACCAACCTGAAGTTCTTCAAATGGCTTCTCGGTGACAGCTCTTACATCGTCCACTATTTGCGTGGCCTCGGATACGACTTGTCCCATGTCGAGCAGACCGGGTCGAACTTCGGTACCGAAGTGCAGCACGAGACGCCGTACCTGACTTCTGTCGGCAGCGGAACGATGATCGCCGACGGACTCTCCGTCATCAATGCCGACTTCTCGAGCACGTCCTTCCGTGTATCCCAGGCGTCGATCGGTCCACACAACTTCCTTGGAAACAACATCGCCTATCCCTCGGGGGCCAAGACGGGTGACAACTGCCTTCTCGCGACGAAGGTGATGGTCCCGCTCGACGGCGAGGTCCGCGAGGGAGTAGGCCTGCTCGGCTCGCCGTGCTTCGAGATTCCCCGGTCGGTGGAACGCGACAGCCGGTTCGACCAGCTCCGGTCCGGGGACCAACTGCGTCGCCACCTCGCCGCGAAGAATCGGTACAACCTCCGCTCGATGGGCCTGTTCCTGTTGGTGCGCTGGCTGCACTTCTTCGTGCTCACCGTGCTCGGCCTCGCGGCAGTTGACATGCACGGTGTGTTCGGCTGGGTGGTGATCACCGCGTCCCTGGCACTCGCCCTCGTGGTCAGCGCCGTCTACCTCGTACTGGTGGAGCGTGGAATCGCGGTGTTCCGCCCGCTGCAACCGCAGTTGTGCTCCATCTACGACCCGAACTTCTGGCTGCACGAGCGCCTGTGGAAAATGCCCATCGAGTACTTCCATGTCTTCAACGGCACTCCCTTCATGAACGTGGTCTGGCGGCTGCTGGGTGTTCAGGTCGGCAGCAGGGTCTTCAACGACGGCTGCCTCGTGACGGAGCGGACGCTCGCCACCATCGGGAGCGACAGCACACTCAATGTCGGAAGCAAGATCCAGTGCCACTCGCAGGAGGACGGCACCTTCAAGTCCGACCGCAGCACGATCGGCGACGGCTGCACCCTCGGCGTCGGCGCGATCGTCCACTACGGCGTGACGATGGGCGACGGCTCGGTGCTCGCCCCCGACTCCTTTCTCATGAAAGGCGAGGAAGTCCCGAGGCACGCTCGATGGGGCGGAAACCCCGCCACGGAGTGGCGAGACGCCCCCTATCGGCCCGTCGCACTGGGACGGAAGGCCGCGCTGAACCCTCTCGACCAGCATGCCCCGCCGGCCGAGCGACAGGGCCGGCCCGCCGATCCGCCGAGAAAACCACGGCGCCTGCGACGCCGCGCTGACCGGCGGTCCACAGCACCGTGGCGACCGTGA
- a CDS encoding N-acetylmuramoyl-L-alanine amidase has translation MQKPFPRAPAVRCLYRTACATAAAALVVPLLVTGPSSDAQGEATTRLQRAFADAAAEYRVPQSVLLGVSYLQSRWDTHDGAPSVIGGYGPMHLTDTRTALAEAPHHGVTRDTAPPLAVAAGPQQPAPRLPGQLTTLERVAGLIGVPAARLRTDADVNVRGGAALLAATQRRLGKPLSADPADWWSAVARFSGADDSATAATFANDVFAVIRAGAHRTTDTGQRVTLAASPGVRPDSRQVRAIRPRATADPDVECPATLACDWIPAPHTEFGDDQYGNHDLADRPKDQRVEYIVIHDTEATRTSMIDTVQDPSEASWHYTVRSSDGHITQHVKTKDVAWHSGSQFVNARSIGVEHEGFLTQPDAWYSEQMYRSSARLVAYLAKKYGVPLDRQHIFGHDNVPAPTASSIPDMHDDPGPFWDWRHYFDLLGAPLRATAGADSDLVTVLPDFRTNQPLYTGCNESGKPCAPHGSSAVRVHTEPHEDAPLIQDPGRRPDGEDSTADVNDLGSRISTGQTYAVAERRGDWTAIWYLGQKAWFKNPKRNPTAVGASGLMVTPKDGLRSVPVYGRAHPEEEAYPSEVPVQPDSPLPYELLEGQRYATQGRTSGSYFQPSATDAALNHVVKGEDLYYEIQFGHRIGFVRAADVDVVHADKR, from the coding sequence ATGCAGAAACCTTTCCCCCGTGCACCGGCCGTGCGATGTCTGTACCGGACGGCGTGCGCGACCGCGGCGGCCGCGCTGGTGGTGCCGCTGCTGGTCACCGGGCCGTCGAGCGACGCCCAGGGTGAGGCGACGACGCGGTTGCAGCGCGCGTTCGCCGACGCGGCGGCCGAGTACCGGGTGCCGCAGAGCGTCCTGCTCGGCGTGTCGTACCTGCAGTCCCGGTGGGACACGCACGACGGTGCCCCGAGCGTCATCGGCGGCTATGGGCCGATGCACCTCACCGACACACGCACGGCCCTCGCCGAGGCCCCGCATCACGGCGTGACCCGCGACACGGCCCCGCCGCTCGCGGTGGCGGCGGGGCCGCAGCAGCCCGCCCCCCGGCTTCCCGGCCAGCTGACGACTCTGGAGCGGGTAGCCGGGCTGATAGGGGTCCCGGCGGCCCGGCTGCGTACGGACGCCGACGTGAACGTACGGGGCGGCGCCGCCCTCCTGGCGGCGACACAGCGCCGGCTCGGCAAGCCGCTGAGTGCCGATCCGGCCGACTGGTGGAGCGCGGTGGCGCGCTTCTCCGGCGCGGACGACAGCGCGACGGCGGCGACGTTTGCGAACGACGTCTTCGCGGTGATCCGCGCCGGCGCGCACCGCACCACGGACACCGGGCAGCGGGTCACGCTCGCGGCGAGCCCGGGTGTGCGGCCCGACTCCAGGCAGGTGCGGGCCATACGGCCACGTGCGACGGCCGACCCCGATGTCGAGTGCCCCGCGACGCTCGCCTGCGATTGGATTCCCGCCCCGCACACGGAGTTCGGCGACGACCAGTACGGCAATCACGACCTGGCCGACCGTCCCAAGGACCAGCGAGTCGAGTACATCGTCATTCATGACACCGAGGCCACCCGGACCTCCATGATCGACACGGTGCAGGACCCCAGCGAGGCGTCCTGGCATTACACCGTCCGTTCCAGCGACGGCCACATAACGCAGCATGTCAAGACCAAGGACGTGGCCTGGCACTCCGGGAGCCAGTTCGTGAACGCCCGCTCGATCGGCGTCGAGCACGAGGGGTTCCTCACGCAGCCGGACGCCTGGTACTCGGAGCAGATGTACCGGTCCTCGGCCCGCCTGGTGGCGTACCTGGCGAAGAAGTACGGCGTCCCGCTGGACCGGCAGCACATCTTCGGCCACGACAATGTGCCGGCCCCGACCGCCTCGTCGATCCCCGACATGCACGACGACCCCGGCCCCTTCTGGGACTGGCGGCACTACTTCGACCTCCTCGGCGCGCCCCTGCGCGCCACGGCCGGGGCGGACAGCGACCTCGTCACCGTGCTGCCGGACTTCCGCACGAATCAGCCGCTGTACACGGGCTGCAACGAGTCGGGCAAGCCCTGCGCACCACATGGCTCCAGCGCGGTCCGCGTCCACACCGAGCCGCACGAGGACGCCCCGCTGATCCAGGACCCGGGGCGGCGCCCGGACGGCGAGGACTCGACGGCCGACGTCAACGACCTGGGCTCGCGCATCTCCACCGGCCAGACGTACGCCGTCGCCGAACGCCGCGGTGACTGGACGGCGATCTGGTACCTGGGCCAGAAGGCCTGGTTCAAGAACCCGAAGAGGAATCCGACGGCCGTCGGAGCCTCAGGTCTGATGGTGACCCCGAAGGACGGCCTGAGGAGCGTGCCGGTCTACGGGCGCGCCCACCCGGAAGAGGAGGCGTACCCCTCGGAGGTGCCCGTGCAGCCCGACTCACCGCTTCCGTACGAACTCCTCGAGGGCCAGCGGTACGCGACGCAGGGCCGTACGAGCGGCTCGTACTTCCAGCCGTCGGCCACCGACGCCGCACTGAACCACGTGGTGAAGGGAGAAGACCTGTACTACGAGATCCAGTTCGGCCATCGGATCGGATTCGTCCGCGCGGCCGATGTGGATGTGGTGCACGCCGACAAGCGGTAG
- a CDS encoding TetR/AcrR family transcriptional regulator, with the protein MARSNAPSRERIVAGAADLISRRGLNATSIRELAKHAKAPLGSTYHFFPEGKQQLATEAVRYAGEAVARILRKELAAGPVAGLRAFLALWRGIVVESDFRAGCPVLAVSVEEPPADEIPPALVAAAEAFEEWEHLLAQALRAHGADSDQAPGLAALIVASVEGAIAMCRAKRSTDPLDQVAQQLEVLIVGALDRPA; encoded by the coding sequence TTGGCTCGATCCAACGCGCCGTCACGTGAGCGCATCGTGGCCGGTGCCGCCGACCTGATCAGCCGGCGTGGCCTGAACGCCACGAGCATCCGGGAGCTGGCCAAACACGCCAAGGCACCGCTCGGCTCGACCTACCACTTCTTCCCCGAGGGCAAGCAGCAGCTGGCCACCGAGGCAGTGCGCTACGCGGGAGAAGCGGTCGCCCGCATCCTGCGCAAGGAATTGGCCGCGGGCCCGGTCGCCGGCCTGCGGGCCTTCCTGGCGCTGTGGCGCGGCATCGTCGTCGAGAGCGACTTCCGTGCCGGCTGCCCCGTGCTGGCCGTCTCGGTCGAGGAGCCGCCGGCCGACGAGATCCCACCGGCGCTCGTCGCCGCCGCCGAGGCGTTCGAGGAGTGGGAGCACCTGCTCGCCCAGGCACTGCGGGCGCATGGCGCCGACTCCGACCAGGCTCCGGGGCTCGCGGCCCTCATCGTGGCATCCGTCGAGGGCGCCATCGCCATGTGCCGCGCCAAGCGCAGCACGGACCCCCTGGACCAGGTGGCACAGCAGCTCGAAGTCCTCATCGTCGGCGCGCTCGACCGTCCGGCCTGA
- a CDS encoding tautomerase family protein, with the protein MPMIRLTVPPGSLTEEGRRTVQRDLAAVLLRWEGAPDTAFFRAQAWSYLVELPEGAQTTAEDDAPRFLVEVTVPRGALSERRRAGLVEDATRTVLDAAGLTQSDAPRVWALVHEQPDGTWGAGGSVIRYADLVALAKGQRADA; encoded by the coding sequence ATGCCGATGATCCGGCTCACCGTCCCGCCCGGTTCCCTGACCGAGGAGGGCCGCAGGACCGTCCAGCGCGACCTGGCGGCCGTCCTGCTGCGCTGGGAGGGAGCGCCCGACACCGCGTTCTTCCGCGCCCAGGCGTGGAGCTACCTCGTCGAGCTGCCCGAAGGGGCACAGACGACCGCCGAGGACGACGCACCCCGCTTCCTCGTGGAGGTGACGGTTCCCCGGGGCGCGCTGTCCGAGCGGCGCAGGGCCGGGCTGGTCGAGGACGCCACCAGGACCGTCCTCGACGCCGCCGGGCTCACCCAGTCGGACGCCCCGCGCGTGTGGGCACTGGTGCACGAACAGCCCGACGGCACCTGGGGCGCGGGCGGCTCCGTCATCCGCTACGCCGACCTGGTGGCCTTGGCGAAGGGGCAGCGGGCCGATGCGTGA